One part of the Paenibacillus silvisoli genome encodes these proteins:
- a CDS encoding GrpB family protein has protein sequence MKDPIVIVPYDAGWALEFREIGSRLRQSLGETALRIDHIGSTSVPGLAAKPVIDIQVSVRSLEPVDAYLGGFEQLGYVFRGDNTERTKRYFREGQGMRRTHIHVRETGSFGEQFALLFRDYLRANLEDADFYAAVKIRLMEQFGHERQRYVEEKEPFIWEIMRRASAWSQESGWKPGASDL, from the coding sequence ATGAAGGATCCGATCGTGATCGTTCCTTACGATGCCGGCTGGGCGCTGGAGTTCCGGGAAATCGGAAGCCGCTTGCGTCAATCGCTTGGCGAAACCGCGCTGCGCATCGACCATATCGGTTCGACTTCGGTTCCGGGGCTAGCGGCTAAGCCGGTCATCGATATCCAGGTCTCGGTCCGCTCGTTGGAGCCGGTGGACGCCTATCTAGGGGGCTTTGAGCAGCTTGGCTACGTGTTTAGAGGAGACAATACGGAGCGAACCAAACGGTATTTTCGCGAGGGGCAGGGGATGAGGCGCACCCATATCCATGTCCGAGAAACGGGAAGCTTCGGGGAGCAGTTCGCGCTGCTTTTTCGCGACTATTTGCGGGCCAATCTGGAGGATGCCGACTTCTATGCTGCCGTGAAAATCCGGCTGATGGAGCAGTTCGGGCACGAGCGCCAAAGGTACGTCGAAGAGAAAGAGCCTTTCATCTGGGAGATTATGAGACGGGCTAGCGCTTGGAGCCAGGAGAGTGGTTGGAAGCCGGGGGCTTCGGATTTGTAG
- a CDS encoding class I SAM-dependent methyltransferase: MNELDYKQFYDRVGKLIGWDFSKVKCISEGVAWDFYDEVRRSCKSADLLLDIGCGGGEALLKIAEGALLLVGIDNSTGMIEAATSRLDASGIVNVRLLHMDAEKLDFPGSFFNVVSCRQAPFCASEVARVIVPGGIFLTQQVSEADKCNLKQAFGRGQSFGEQDGALQHQYMSELYEAGFRDIQALEYDATEYYHSYEDLVFLLKHTPIVPNFGKSEDDFSILDQFIQENQTNKGIKTNSKRFMLIAKK, translated from the coding sequence ATGAACGAACTGGACTATAAGCAATTTTATGATCGTGTCGGCAAGCTCATAGGATGGGATTTCAGCAAAGTGAAGTGTATCTCAGAAGGTGTGGCTTGGGATTTCTACGATGAGGTTCGCAGGAGCTGCAAGAGCGCGGACCTTCTGCTAGATATAGGATGTGGCGGAGGGGAAGCGTTGCTGAAGATTGCTGAAGGCGCTCTGCTGCTTGTCGGCATTGACAATTCGACAGGCATGATCGAGGCTGCAACGAGCAGGCTGGATGCTTCGGGAATTGTAAATGTGCGGTTGCTGCATATGGATGCGGAGAAGCTAGATTTTCCCGGCAGTTTTTTTAACGTGGTATCTTGTCGTCAGGCTCCCTTTTGTGCTAGCGAAGTGGCCAGGGTGATCGTGCCTGGCGGTATTTTTCTGACTCAGCAGGTTAGCGAGGCGGATAAATGCAATCTGAAGCAAGCTTTCGGCAGAGGGCAGTCGTTCGGAGAACAGGACGGTGCTTTACAGCATCAATATATGTCCGAGTTGTATGAGGCGGGATTTCGCGACATTCAGGCGCTGGAATATGATGCGACGGAGTATTATCATTCCTACGAGGATTTGGTGTTTCTGCTGAAGCACACGCCTATCGTTCCGAATTTTGGAAAAAGCGAGGACGACTTTTCAATATTAGACCAATTCATTCAGGAGAATCAAACGAATAAAGGGATTAAGACCAATTCAAAACGGTTTATGCTGATCGCAAAAAAGTAG
- a CDS encoding phosphotransferase has protein sequence MIPTCFTDYRSTLAVLNEVTEWSLLRKWALSEVYRVRLATGESRIIKWGGSEMAGEAGIYRDLVYPLQIKAPRIFEFIQRPNSAVMVMEDAGEHNLEQRPLPQHFLEAAKVLARLRTSAAANLEASLPKKVIDAYSMTANGFLALLEDLLKSPKLAGSSTLANMMKILPPHLERLYQAVPVTIVHSDYHAKNLLVQADGGVVPIDWSITYLSPHLGDLYSLTTEAQAWCGLSRDAIVAAYREVSHVSAEQVNWQLLVGGLCWLIRSLRWLAYGGTEIIPGSDAWIPDLMNDAAGLCEELA, from the coding sequence ATGATTCCAACCTGTTTCACGGACTACCGATCAACATTGGCGGTGCTGAACGAAGTTACGGAATGGTCGCTGCTGCGAAAGTGGGCGCTTTCGGAGGTCTACCGAGTCAGGCTCGCAACGGGTGAATCGCGCATTATCAAATGGGGCGGCAGCGAAATGGCCGGAGAAGCCGGGATCTACCGGGATTTGGTGTACCCGCTCCAAATCAAAGCGCCGCGCATTTTCGAGTTTATTCAACGACCGAACAGCGCAGTGATGGTCATGGAGGATGCGGGCGAGCACAATTTGGAGCAGAGGCCGCTTCCGCAGCATTTTCTGGAAGCAGCCAAAGTACTGGCAAGATTAAGAACGAGCGCCGCCGCCAATCTGGAGGCATCGCTTCCGAAGAAGGTCATTGACGCTTACTCGATGACGGCGAATGGTTTTCTAGCGCTTCTGGAAGATCTATTGAAATCTCCAAAACTAGCGGGCTCAAGCACATTGGCGAATATGATGAAGATACTGCCGCCTCACTTGGAGCGCCTTTATCAAGCCGTGCCGGTCACCATCGTTCACAGTGACTATCACGCTAAAAACCTACTGGTTCAAGCGGATGGCGGCGTTGTGCCGATCGACTGGTCCATCACCTACTTAAGCCCCCATCTTGGCGACTTATATAGCCTGACTACGGAGGCGCAAGCTTGGTGCGGGCTTTCGAGAGACGCTATCGTCGCGGCCTACCGAGAAGTATCGCACGTTTCCGCGGAGCAGGTAAATTGGCAGCTGCTAGTAGGCGGTTTATGCTGGCTGATCAGGTCGCTGCGCTGGCTCGCCTATGGCGGAACGGAGATCATCCCCGGGTCAGATGCGTGGATACCGGATTTGATGAACGATGCAGCCGGATTGTGCGAGGAATTGGCCTGA
- a CDS encoding GNAT family N-acetyltransferase, whose translation MITELSAMRLETDRLIIRPYVDGDLQESFELMQDPDLFTYMHLEVMSKEEYKGVFQWLIASYDTPFHQPFKYSFAIRSKATGAFIGWCGVGILDFSSPDIELYYLIGRDYWGNGYAAEAAAALAGYAIHVIGLDRLYAKADPRNTASLNIFKKLGFEFDRVLEGLTGDDADCNGELMHVYEGAI comes from the coding sequence ATGATAACCGAATTGTCCGCGATGCGATTGGAAACAGACCGTTTAATTATCCGTCCCTACGTTGACGGCGATTTGCAGGAGTCGTTCGAGCTGATGCAAGATCCGGACTTGTTCACGTATATGCATTTGGAGGTCATGTCAAAGGAAGAGTATAAAGGCGTGTTTCAGTGGCTGATCGCCAGCTATGACACGCCATTCCATCAACCGTTCAAATACTCGTTCGCGATCCGAAGCAAAGCAACTGGCGCTTTCATCGGCTGGTGCGGCGTGGGCATACTCGATTTTAGCTCGCCCGACATCGAGCTCTACTATTTGATCGGCCGCGACTATTGGGGCAACGGTTACGCCGCGGAAGCCGCCGCCGCCTTGGCCGGCTACGCCATTCATGTGATCGGGTTAGACCGGCTGTACGCCAAAGCGGACCCGAGGAACACGGCATCGTTGAACATTTTCAAGAAGCTGGGCTTTGAATTTGATCGGGTGCTGGAAGGATTGACAGGGGATGACGCGGACTGTAACGGCGAGCTGATGCATGTGTACGAAGGCGCGATTTGA
- a CDS encoding ribbon-helix-helix domain-containing protein, whose translation MKIGISNKEGQLGFVSPRGGLREGAGRKTIGVTKKVSVTLTDDLWDKIEKQCSENQLSRSEVFRTIIETYYA comes from the coding sequence ATGAAAATCGGCATTTCGAACAAAGAAGGCCAGCTAGGATTTGTATCCCCCAGAGGCGGTCTCCGGGAAGGCGCCGGAAGAAAGACAATCGGGGTAACGAAAAAAGTATCGGTCACGTTAACGGATGACCTCTGGGACAAAATCGAAAAGCAATGCTCGGAGAATCAGCTTTCCCGTTCGGAAGTCTTTCGTACCATCATCGAAACTTACTATGCGTAG
- the dnaN gene encoding DNA polymerase III subunit beta: MLVHVTKESLLEALQHVSRAVSANCPIPILSGIKMEASPTELILTASNASMTICCKISPNSEVMTISRTGSIVVPGRYFVELIRRLDSGIMTLETNGQLNLSIVSGRSRIRLCGMDPAEFPAAQIIERHRSIKIGLANALLKSAIKQVASSVSTSETRPVLTGVCIEYRDESIRFVASDGIRLASRTLGVGGLNEERAHVIIPGFNLNEIAKMLDKEESKTEIEWDRSQIVFTAGNLRIWSVLLKGAYPSVHHVTPKSCSSEVIVEASGLLKAVERVTVLANESVIRIAAVRTKLELISRTAELGEVQEEVPAIELKGEGFIISLNGRLFIDILRSMGSERIGLKFTGKSSPMMIQPVADSLSVMYLITPIRTVS; encoded by the coding sequence ATGTTGGTCCATGTAACGAAAGAGTCGCTCTTAGAAGCTCTGCAGCATGTGTCAAGGGCCGTATCGGCAAATTGCCCGATTCCAATCCTTTCCGGCATCAAAATGGAGGCCAGTCCGACTGAATTGATACTAACGGCAAGCAACGCTAGTATGACGATATGCTGCAAGATTTCGCCAAACAGCGAAGTGATGACCATTTCGAGAACGGGAAGCATTGTCGTTCCTGGACGCTATTTTGTTGAACTGATTCGTAGACTGGATAGCGGAATCATGACGCTTGAAACGAACGGGCAGTTGAATTTATCGATTGTTTCAGGCCGCTCTCGGATCCGGTTATGCGGGATGGACCCGGCGGAATTCCCTGCTGCACAAATCATAGAACGCCATCGGTCCATAAAGATCGGCCTTGCGAACGCCCTGCTCAAATCAGCCATAAAGCAAGTGGCTTCTTCGGTTTCTACATCAGAGACTCGGCCGGTATTAACAGGGGTTTGTATCGAATACCGGGATGAATCCATCCGCTTCGTTGCCTCGGACGGCATTCGTCTTGCATCCCGAACGTTAGGTGTCGGCGGATTAAACGAGGAACGAGCCCATGTCATCATTCCAGGCTTCAATTTAAATGAAATCGCGAAAATGCTGGATAAAGAGGAAAGCAAGACGGAAATTGAATGGGATCGGAGCCAAATCGTATTTACGGCAGGCAACCTCCGGATTTGGTCCGTTTTACTCAAGGGCGCATATCCCTCCGTACATCATGTGACGCCGAAATCTTGCAGCTCGGAGGTCATCGTTGAAGCTTCCGGTTTATTGAAGGCTGTAGAACGGGTAACCGTATTGGCGAACGAAAGCGTCATTCGAATCGCGGCTGTCCGTACCAAACTAGAGCTTATATCCCGAACTGCGGAGCTGGGTGAGGTACAAGAAGAAGTCCCTGCAATTGAGCTCAAGGGAGAGGGTTTTATCATTTCTCTGAACGGCAGGCTCTTCATTGATATTCTTCGTTCCATGGGCAGTGAGCGCATCGGATTGAAATTTACGGGAAAGAGCAGTCCGATGATGATACAGCCGGTTGCAGACTCCTTATCGGTCATGTACTTAATTACCCCTATCAGAACGGTAAGTTGA
- a CDS encoding methyltransferase domain-containing protein, which yields MDTRRSTYNFQKATLGEEAEWLRLREQALMGWEKEFRTLQWFGLEDGMTVLEAGSGPGFVTEQLLERLPTIRLTSLDIDETLLNKAKHRLSHIPEFKLAFKHASVYETGLPDNQFDFAVARLLFLHLHDPVQAAMEMKRVLKPGGKLVIIDLDDGIFGAIQPDLEALPSILQKIAKLQASKGGNRHIGRSLPRLLTESGFTDPDIEAVIQHSDLHGIEGFKRQLDIDRFTVFYTNGIISKTEYEEMKQACDRFAHSPEAHAMFVLLMACGTKPSHT from the coding sequence ATGGATACACGCCGCTCGACCTATAATTTTCAAAAAGCGACACTCGGCGAAGAAGCCGAATGGCTGCGATTAAGAGAACAAGCGCTGATGGGCTGGGAAAAAGAATTCCGTACGCTGCAATGGTTCGGCCTAGAAGACGGAATGACCGTTCTAGAGGCGGGAAGCGGTCCGGGATTCGTAACCGAACAATTGCTGGAGCGGCTGCCCACTATCCGGCTGACTTCATTGGATATCGATGAGACGCTGCTCAACAAGGCGAAACATAGGTTAAGCCATATTCCCGAATTCAAACTCGCGTTTAAGCACGCATCCGTTTATGAAACCGGACTTCCCGACAATCAGTTTGATTTTGCCGTCGCGCGACTGCTGTTTCTTCATCTCCATGACCCGGTACAAGCGGCTATGGAAATGAAGCGTGTCCTGAAGCCTGGCGGCAAGCTCGTCATTATCGATCTCGACGATGGCATTTTCGGCGCGATCCAGCCGGATCTGGAAGCTCTTCCTTCCATTTTGCAAAAAATAGCGAAGCTCCAAGCTTCCAAAGGCGGCAACCGCCATATCGGACGCAGCCTGCCGCGACTGCTGACCGAATCCGGATTTACTGACCCGGATATAGAAGCGGTGATTCAACACAGCGACTTGCACGGGATCGAAGGCTTCAAACGGCAGCTCGATATCGACCGGTTCACCGTATTTTACACGAATGGCATTATTTCAAAAACGGAGTATGAGGAAATGAAACAAGCTTGCGACCGTTTCGCCCATTCACCGGAAGCTCACGCCATGTTCGTTTTATTAATGGCATGCGGGACCAAGCCATCCCATACCTGA
- a CDS encoding bifunctional diguanylate cyclase/phosphodiesterase: MQLRKKLLIFTALMTLVGLLLGFIGLNRILLHRFAELDESALRADINNILYSLTDEMRIIKTSMENYSAWDDTYRFVQRSSGLKNIDEDEYIKNAYPDATFSINKIHMAALINREGHVVYGKQFQPATKRLVPLHTDFLNLFASNRAALLKFSGPHDSKLGVVLLGGVPVMIVSLPVVTSNLEGPIQGTLIVGRMLDQVEINRLNERSQSEIHVWNYAELKKQTRINDDIWFQKESRNQAQVFAVVDDIFGYPSIVISTMKHRAVYESGSKSVFTFAIILFISIIATAGLGIAFINRYILSRITALAENIHNIGKKKDFSLRIRGSGNDEFIALEHEFNRMMSSLEEAQATLRARTVIDPLTQLYNRSYFYEKLNASIVEADSGIRKIAVLFIDLDHFKSVNDKWGHDFGDGLLQETAKRIVSCVHPSDIVSRLGGDEFTVLLSHCETDEQFGELADRIHRSLASVYSIQGQLISITASIGMSLYSHNGARSETLVTHADIAMFQAKKMGRNAMVAFSDLLLDNLKRVTVLEKQLLSAVALNEFEIVYQPILTCATHEPVKLEALIRWRNPIYGLVPPSEFIPLAESTGAIADIGAWVIDRVCSDLRMFHDEGMRLKIAVNISVVQLEQRDLLLDLTQALHAFRIDPEWLELEITESSLMSSEDAVLILRRLREQGFKVSLDDFGTGYSSLSYLRRFPVDCIKIDRSFIAEMAHHSSDKTLVNAIIDLGHNLGLTVVAEGVEDDKQLAILTELGCDLVQGYYFSKPKNKKDLSQFLHRRER, translated from the coding sequence ATGCAGCTAAGAAAGAAACTACTGATCTTCACCGCTCTTATGACCTTAGTCGGACTTTTGCTTGGCTTTATCGGATTGAACCGGATTTTGCTGCATCGTTTTGCCGAGTTAGATGAAAGCGCTCTCCGAGCCGATATCAACAATATTCTATATTCCTTGACCGATGAAATGCGGATAATCAAAACAAGCATGGAGAACTATTCGGCATGGGACGATACGTATCGCTTCGTTCAACGATCGTCCGGCCTGAAAAACATCGATGAAGATGAATACATAAAAAACGCTTATCCCGATGCTACCTTCAGCATCAATAAAATTCATATGGCCGCACTGATAAACCGGGAAGGACATGTTGTCTACGGAAAGCAATTTCAACCTGCAACCAAACGTTTAGTGCCACTCCACACCGATTTCTTGAACCTGTTTGCTTCGAATCGAGCCGCTTTATTAAAATTTTCGGGGCCTCATGATTCGAAATTGGGTGTAGTGCTTTTAGGCGGCGTTCCGGTGATGATCGTATCGCTGCCGGTCGTCACTTCAAACCTGGAAGGACCTATACAAGGCACGCTGATCGTCGGACGGATGCTAGATCAAGTCGAAATCAATCGGCTCAACGAGCGCAGCCAATCGGAAATCCATGTCTGGAATTATGCCGAATTAAAGAAACAAACTAGGATAAACGACGATATTTGGTTTCAGAAGGAGTCCCGGAATCAAGCGCAGGTTTTTGCGGTAGTGGACGATATTTTCGGCTATCCGTCTATCGTGATTTCCACTATGAAACACCGTGCCGTTTACGAAAGCGGCAGTAAATCCGTATTTACGTTTGCCATTATACTTTTTATATCCATCATCGCTACGGCGGGCTTGGGAATCGCCTTCATAAACCGTTACATCTTAAGCCGTATTACCGCTCTTGCCGAGAACATCCATAATATCGGGAAGAAAAAAGATTTCTCTCTGCGGATCCGAGGGAGCGGCAACGATGAGTTTATCGCCCTTGAGCATGAATTTAACCGCATGATGTCCTCCTTGGAAGAGGCTCAAGCAACCTTAAGAGCGCGCACCGTCATCGATCCTTTGACTCAGTTGTATAATCGTTCTTATTTTTACGAAAAATTGAATGCCTCCATAGTAGAGGCTGATAGCGGAATACGCAAAATTGCCGTCCTATTCATCGATCTGGATCATTTTAAATCCGTCAACGATAAATGGGGCCATGATTTCGGGGATGGATTGCTGCAGGAGACAGCTAAACGAATCGTCTCTTGCGTACATCCTTCCGACATCGTCTCGCGTCTCGGAGGCGACGAATTCACCGTACTGCTCTCTCATTGCGAAACGGACGAACAATTCGGCGAGCTGGCGGACCGAATCCATCGCTCTTTAGCCTCCGTTTATTCGATCCAGGGCCAACTCATCTCGATCACGGCGAGTATCGGAATGAGTCTATATTCTCATAATGGCGCGCGCTCCGAAACGCTTGTTACCCATGCGGATATTGCCATGTTTCAAGCCAAAAAAATGGGACGAAACGCCATGGTCGCTTTTTCGGATTTGCTTTTGGATAACCTGAAGAGAGTCACGGTTCTGGAAAAACAGCTTCTTTCCGCCGTCGCCCTTAACGAATTCGAAATTGTCTATCAGCCGATCTTGACCTGCGCGACGCATGAACCCGTTAAGCTCGAAGCCCTTATTCGTTGGCGCAATCCGATCTATGGCCTCGTTCCGCCATCGGAATTCATTCCGCTAGCCGAATCGACGGGGGCTATCGCCGATATCGGCGCTTGGGTGATCGACCGCGTATGTTCGGATTTGCGGATGTTCCACGATGAAGGCATGAGGCTGAAAATCGCCGTTAATATTTCGGTTGTTCAGTTGGAGCAGCGAGATTTGCTGCTTGATTTAACGCAAGCATTGCACGCTTTCCGGATTGATCCGGAGTGGCTTGAGTTGGAAATAACGGAATCCAGCTTAATGTCCAGCGAGGATGCCGTCTTGATTTTGCGTCGGCTTCGGGAACAAGGCTTTAAAGTGTCGTTGGACGATTTCGGAACGGGCTATTCATCCTTGAGTTATTTAAGGCGATTTCCCGTTGATTGCATTAAAATCGACCGCAGCTTCATTGCTGAAATGGCCCACCATTCCTCAGACAAAACGCTCGTCAACGCCATCATCGATCTCGGACATAATTTAGGATTGACCGTTGTGGCCGAAGGCGTCGAAGACGACAAGCAATTGGCGATCCTGACCGAACTCGGATGCGATTTGGTTCAAGGCTATTACTTCAGCAAACCAAAGAATAAGAAGGATTTGAGTCAATTTCTCCACCGTAGAGAGAGATAA
- a CDS encoding GNAT family N-acetyltransferase, translated as MFRIERLQDQPQAFIDEAVSFFWKQWGTEQNAAFYRDCIVHAMQPDIDVPRFYVALEREHDLMVGMCAVLRNDLISRQDLFPWLACLYVNPAYRGQGLGSSLMEHAAAELREHGHAQLFLSTTLDGYYERYGWHYFSPGYYTDGSATKIYRISLKGEDA; from the coding sequence ATGTTTCGGATCGAACGGCTGCAGGATCAGCCGCAAGCTTTTATCGATGAGGCGGTCTCGTTCTTTTGGAAGCAATGGGGGACGGAGCAAAATGCTGCCTTCTATCGTGATTGTATCGTGCATGCCATGCAGCCTGACATCGACGTGCCGAGATTTTACGTGGCGTTGGAGCGGGAGCATGACCTGATGGTCGGCATGTGCGCGGTGCTGCGCAACGATCTTATTAGCCGGCAGGACTTGTTTCCCTGGCTCGCGTGCCTATACGTGAATCCGGCCTACCGGGGGCAGGGACTCGGCAGCAGCTTGATGGAGCATGCGGCGGCGGAGCTTCGGGAGCATGGGCATGCGCAGCTTTTTCTGAGTACGACTTTGGACGGTTATTATGAGCGTTACGGGTGGCATTATTTTAGTCCCGGCTACTATACGGATGGCAGCGCAACGAAGATCTATCGGATTTCATTGAAGGGGGAGGATGCTTGA
- a CDS encoding GNAT family N-acetyltransferase, which translates to MIIENITPDDVEAYWRLRLEALRCSPEAFGSTYESAVTTPLEAVKERIQVKPDQFILGAYSDGGELVGMVGFRREESPKMLHKGFVWGMYVSAAARQQGVGRKLMLELLNRASKAEGLEQINLMVVASNENARGLYLSLGFEVYGLERRALKYDGNYYDEELMVYWI; encoded by the coding sequence ATGATCATCGAAAATATTACGCCAGACGACGTGGAAGCGTATTGGCGTTTGCGGCTTGAAGCGCTGCGGTGCAGCCCGGAGGCTTTCGGATCGACCTACGAATCCGCAGTGACTACGCCGCTGGAGGCTGTTAAGGAACGGATTCAGGTGAAGCCGGATCAGTTTATTTTAGGCGCGTATTCGGATGGTGGAGAGCTTGTCGGCATGGTCGGCTTCCGCAGAGAGGAATCGCCGAAAATGCTCCATAAGGGCTTTGTATGGGGGATGTACGTGTCGGCGGCCGCTCGGCAGCAAGGCGTCGGACGCAAGCTCATGTTGGAGCTGCTTAACCGGGCAAGCAAGGCGGAAGGGCTCGAGCAAATCAATCTTATGGTCGTGGCGAGCAATGAAAACGCAAGAGGCTTGTACTTGTCGCTCGGCTTTGAAGTCTATGGGCTGGAACGCAGGGCGCTTAAATATGACGGGAACTATTACGATGAAGAGTTAATGGTCTACTGGATTTAA
- a CDS encoding GNAT family N-acetyltransferase — protein sequence MIRQLAEGEALPYELLLLADPERQAIDAYADRCVCMVMEQVGETAGAYLLLETRPKTAEIMNIAVREDRQGRGYGRRLIEHAVRYCKEQGYRQLEIGTGNSSLGQLGLYQKCGFRIIGVEPDYFVKHYAEPIIENGIPCRDMIRLRLEW from the coding sequence ATGATACGCCAGCTAGCGGAAGGAGAAGCGCTGCCTTACGAGCTGCTGCTTCTCGCGGACCCGGAACGTCAAGCGATCGATGCGTACGCGGATCGTTGTGTTTGCATGGTGATGGAACAGGTCGGGGAGACGGCAGGCGCGTACTTACTGCTGGAAACTCGGCCGAAGACGGCTGAAATCATGAACATTGCCGTTCGGGAGGACCGTCAGGGCAGAGGATACGGTCGGCGGCTGATCGAGCATGCGGTTCGGTATTGCAAGGAGCAGGGCTATCGGCAGCTGGAGATCGGAACGGGCAATTCCAGTCTTGGACAGCTCGGTCTATATCAGAAATGCGGATTTCGCATCATAGGCGTCGAGCCCGATTATTTCGTGAAGCATTATGCGGAACCGATCATCGAGAACGGCATTCCTTGCCGGGATATGATCAGGCTGAGGCTGGAATGGTAG
- a CDS encoding DNA polymerase IV, with amino-acid sequence MERIIMLADCQSFYASVEKAAHPEYQNKPVAVAGDPARRSGIILAACPVAKQYGVSTAETLGEALGKCPELIIVKPRMQTYIDVSLMITEIYETFTDMVEPFSIDEQFLDVTGSVNYFGSAEEIARRIQNKIMLYTGVWSRVGISSTKVLAKMATDIWAKKSESGIFTLPSSSLETTLWLQPVSKMFGIGSRMTAHFQRIGIFTIGDLARMPLAELKRKMRVLMGRNSDIQAELYWQTANGIDSSPVKPSTHNGQQAVGHQMTLPRDFSSRSDIDVVLLELSEEVSRRCRAKGYMGQVVSAGAQGADFDKPTGFFRQTTLADPTNITREVFDAARKLFDTHWDQMPVRKLGVTLSKLSQDHEYQLTMFGNRERVRRLERTTDQIKYRYGSTAILRASSLLEAAQARERSVKIGGHYR; translated from the coding sequence ATGGAACGCATCATTATGCTGGCGGACTGTCAGTCGTTCTATGCGTCCGTCGAGAAGGCGGCGCACCCGGAATATCAGAATAAGCCCGTCGCGGTCGCGGGAGATCCCGCGCGGCGATCAGGCATTATATTGGCGGCTTGTCCCGTCGCAAAGCAATACGGCGTTTCGACAGCGGAAACGCTTGGCGAGGCGCTTGGCAAATGTCCGGAGCTGATCATCGTCAAGCCGCGCATGCAGACGTATATCGATGTGTCGCTAATGATAACGGAAATTTATGAAACGTTTACCGACATGGTTGAGCCTTTCTCGATTGACGAGCAGTTTCTGGACGTGACCGGTTCGGTCAATTATTTTGGCTCGGCGGAAGAAATTGCCCGCCGTATACAGAACAAAATCATGCTGTACACCGGCGTTTGGTCGCGGGTCGGCATCAGCTCGACGAAGGTGCTTGCCAAGATGGCGACGGACATCTGGGCCAAGAAGAGCGAGAGCGGTATATTCACGCTGCCGAGCTCGTCGTTGGAGACGACGCTGTGGCTGCAGCCCGTGAGCAAAATGTTCGGCATCGGCTCGCGAATGACGGCGCATTTTCAGCGGATCGGCATTTTTACGATCGGCGATCTGGCGCGCATGCCGCTTGCCGAGCTGAAGCGCAAGATGCGCGTGCTGATGGGGCGCAACAGCGACATTCAGGCGGAGCTGTATTGGCAGACGGCCAACGGCATCGACAGCAGCCCGGTCAAGCCGAGCACGCACAACGGCCAGCAGGCGGTCGGCCATCAGATGACGCTGCCCCGCGACTTCAGCAGCCGCTCCGACATCGACGTCGTGCTGCTGGAGCTGAGCGAGGAAGTCAGCCGGCGATGCCGGGCCAAGGGCTATATGGGGCAAGTCGTCTCAGCCGGCGCGCAAGGGGCGGACTTCGATAAGCCGACCGGCTTCTTCCGGCAGACGACGCTGGCGGATCCGACGAACATTACGCGGGAAGTATTCGATGCGGCGCGCAAGCTGTTCGATACGCATTGGGATCAGATGCCTGTCCGGAAGCTAGGAGTCACGCTGTCGAAGCTGTCCCAGGACCATGAGTACCAGCTGACGATGTTCGGTAACCGCGAGCGGGTACGCAGGCTGGAGCGGACGACCGACCAAATCAAATACCGCTACGGGAGTACGGCGATTTTGCGCGCCTCCTCGCTGCTGGAGGCCGCACAGGCTCGCGAGCGCAGCGTGAAAATCGGGGGACATTACAGATGA